From Thermus brockianus, the proteins below share one genomic window:
- a CDS encoding Fic family protein — MRPEAFSPRSPGRLVSIGQGAYAFVPDPLPPPLEWTPPLVRLLDEARGNLGELAGLLHTLPNPYLFIRPFIRKEAVLSSRIEGTQASLVDVYAMEAQAPLFPNPNLREDAQEVLNYIRALERGRALLKELPLSLRLLKEMHAVLLQGVRGQNRAPGEFRRAQNWIGPPGCTLAEARYVPPPPGPMLEALDALERFWHSDHGLPPLVEIALVHYQFEAIHPFLDGNGRIGRLLITLMLLERNLLPEPALYLSAYFERYRSQYYDLLLRVSQTGDWLSWIVFFLQGVKTEAKDAAQKAQRLTALRQSWRQIYQSQGGSAHLLALIDLLFEQPVLTAPIVQKHLGVTHAWAMRLLRRLVEDGILSPIGQARRNRLYGAREILQALEEPSHAEEAH; from the coding sequence ATGCGCCCCGAAGCCTTTTCGCCAAGATCCCCGGGCAGGCTCGTTTCCATTGGTCAAGGCGCCTATGCCTTCGTCCCTGACCCCTTGCCACCTCCATTGGAGTGGACACCCCCTTTAGTACGTCTCCTGGACGAGGCTAGGGGCAACCTTGGTGAGCTTGCGGGCTTACTGCACACGTTACCTAACCCTTACCTTTTCATTCGGCCTTTCATCCGCAAGGAAGCCGTACTCTCATCTCGGATTGAGGGCACCCAGGCGAGCCTAGTAGACGTTTACGCCATGGAGGCCCAGGCCCCCCTTTTCCCCAACCCAAATCTACGCGAGGATGCCCAAGAGGTCCTCAACTACATTCGTGCCCTAGAACGAGGGAGGGCGCTCCTAAAGGAACTTCCCCTTTCCCTGCGCCTCCTCAAGGAGATGCACGCCGTTCTCCTACAAGGGGTGCGGGGCCAAAACCGGGCGCCAGGTGAGTTTCGGCGGGCGCAAAATTGGATTGGCCCGCCAGGGTGTACCCTGGCTGAAGCTCGTTACGTGCCCCCCCCTCCAGGCCCCATGCTGGAAGCCCTAGATGCCCTGGAGCGTTTCTGGCATAGTGACCATGGGCTACCCCCTTTGGTAGAGATAGCCCTTGTACACTACCAGTTTGAAGCCATACACCCCTTTTTGGACGGCAACGGCCGCATTGGCCGCCTCCTGATTACCCTGATGCTCTTGGAGCGTAATCTTTTGCCTGAGCCGGCCCTGTACCTCTCCGCATATTTTGAGCGCTATAGGAGCCAGTACTACGATCTCCTTCTACGCGTCAGCCAAACAGGAGACTGGTTGTCTTGGATTGTCTTCTTCCTCCAAGGTGTAAAAACCGAGGCGAAGGACGCTGCCCAAAAGGCCCAGCGACTCACGGCGCTACGCCAAAGCTGGCGCCAAATCTATCAGAGCCAGGGCGGAAGCGCACACCTCCTGGCTTTGATAGACCTTCTCTTTGAACAGCCGGTGCTCACAGCGCCCATCGTGCAGAAACATCTAGGGGTAACGCACGCTTGGGCCATGCGTCTGCTAAGAAGGCTTGTGGAAGATGGTATCCTCTCGCCCATCGGGCAGGCCCGGCGCAATCGTCTGTATGGCGCTCGGGAAATCCTGCAGGCCCTAGAGGAGCCCAGCCATGCCGAAGAAGCTCATTGA
- a CDS encoding DUF1156 domain-containing protein encodes MPKKLIEVALPLEAINREASREKSIRHGHPSTLHLWWARRPLAAARAVLFASLVDDPGTYLPPEEAQRERERLFDLLERLVNWDNVKNPQEALNPGQGVIAEAQYEIAKSLARSLNQHPPASKEDRPAIEALLRQAPPVLDPFAGGGTIPLEAQRLGLSAHAGDLNPVAVLLNKALLEIPARFAGLPPMNPEYRKEATASDRFFGAQGLAWDVRHYGAWMREEAKRRIGHLYPEVEGKPVIAWIWARTVTCPNPGCRAEAPLARSFWLSKKKGKEAFVVPERAPEGIRFRVERTGKPPVEGTISRKGGVCLVCGSPIPLEHVRQEGKAGRLGARLMAIVAEGQGGRSYHSPLPEHEEVAKKAKPAWAPEFPLTPNSRHMTPAVYGMTSFSQLFTPRQLVALTTFAELIAAARERAYQDALKAGLPDDGVPLAQGGRGARAYTDAIGVYLALAVDRLAESSNVLSRWQSAGDKVAGAFSRQALPMLWDFAEINPFSSSTRNFLDAVEWVAECLEALPAHPPGQARQVNATDSVNGVPSSPLISTDPPYYDNVPYADLSDFFYVWLRKTLKDTYPDLFRTLLVPKEEELIADPYRHGGKEAAKRRFEEGMRQVFRNLRTKAHPDYPLSLYYAFKQQEVEEEEEETEDTPQVASTGWESFLQGLVDEGFQITATWPMRTERANRPRGQGSNALASSIVLVCRPRPEGAPKATRQDFLRALRQELPAALKELTQGSIPPVDLAQSAIGPGMAVFSRYAAVLEPDGRPLSVREALALINQVLDEFLAEEEAELDPDTRFAIAWYEQYGYEEGPYGDAETLAKAKNVAVAGLMEGGILLARGGKVRLFRPEEYPEDWNPSADKRPSAWEAAHHLIRLLAKAGESAAASLLAQLPGHLAEGARALAYRLYQIAERKGRAEDALNFNLLAGSYGHLALEAAKRKGVQERLFG; translated from the coding sequence ATGCCGAAGAAGCTCATTGAGGTTGCCCTACCCCTCGAGGCCATCAACCGGGAGGCGAGCCGGGAAAAGTCCATCCGCCACGGCCACCCCTCCACCCTGCACCTTTGGTGGGCTAGGCGGCCCCTGGCCGCTGCCCGGGCTGTCCTCTTCGCCAGCCTGGTGGACGACCCTGGGACCTACCTTCCCCCCGAGGAGGCCCAGCGGGAACGGGAAAGGCTTTTTGACCTGCTGGAGCGCCTGGTCAACTGGGACAACGTCAAAAATCCCCAAGAGGCCCTGAACCCGGGCCAGGGCGTCATCGCCGAGGCCCAGTACGAAATCGCCAAGAGCCTGGCCCGAAGCCTGAACCAACATCCCCCCGCCTCCAAGGAAGACCGCCCCGCCATAGAAGCCCTCCTGCGCCAAGCCCCGCCCGTGCTAGACCCCTTCGCCGGGGGTGGCACCATCCCGCTAGAGGCCCAGCGCCTGGGCCTTTCCGCCCACGCCGGCGACCTGAACCCGGTGGCCGTCCTCCTCAACAAGGCCCTTTTGGAAATCCCGGCCCGGTTTGCGGGTCTGCCCCCCATGAACCCCGAGTACCGGAAGGAGGCCACGGCCAGCGACCGCTTCTTTGGCGCCCAGGGCCTCGCTTGGGATGTGCGCCATTACGGGGCCTGGATGCGCGAGGAGGCCAAGAGGCGCATCGGGCACCTCTACCCCGAGGTGGAGGGCAAGCCGGTTATCGCCTGGATTTGGGCCCGGACCGTGACCTGCCCCAACCCCGGGTGCCGGGCGGAAGCCCCCTTGGCCCGCTCCTTTTGGCTTTCCAAGAAGAAGGGCAAGGAAGCCTTCGTAGTCCCCGAGCGGGCACCGGAGGGCATTCGCTTCCGTGTGGAGCGCACGGGGAAACCCCCCGTGGAGGGCACCATAAGCCGAAAGGGAGGGGTTTGCCTGGTCTGCGGAAGCCCCATCCCCCTAGAGCACGTGCGCCAGGAGGGGAAAGCGGGGCGCCTTGGAGCACGGCTCATGGCCATCGTGGCCGAGGGGCAAGGGGGCCGGAGCTACCACTCCCCACTGCCCGAGCACGAGGAGGTAGCGAAAAAGGCAAAGCCCGCTTGGGCACCCGAGTTTCCATTAACTCCGAATAGTCGTCATATGACCCCTGCTGTGTACGGAATGACGTCATTTTCGCAGCTCTTCACCCCCCGCCAGCTGGTGGCCCTCACCACCTTCGCCGAACTTATAGCCGCGGCGAGGGAAAGGGCCTACCAGGACGCCCTAAAGGCGGGCCTACCCGACGACGGCGTACCCCTAGCCCAAGGTGGGCGGGGTGCCAGGGCGTACACAGACGCCATAGGGGTTTATCTAGCTCTGGCTGTAGACCGCTTAGCTGAAAGCTCAAATGTTCTATCAAGATGGCAAAGCGCCGGCGACAAAGTCGCCGGCGCTTTCAGCCGTCAAGCTTTACCAATGCTATGGGACTTTGCCGAAATAAACCCCTTTTCAAGTTCCACCCGCAACTTTTTGGATGCGGTGGAATGGGTCGCGGAGTGTCTGGAAGCTCTTCCCGCCCACCCCCCTGGCCAGGCCCGGCAGGTGAACGCCACGGACTCGGTCAACGGCGTTCCCTCCTCACCCCTCATCTCCACGGACCCCCCTTACTACGACAACGTCCCTTACGCCGATCTTTCCGACTTCTTCTACGTTTGGCTTCGCAAGACCCTGAAGGACACCTACCCGGATCTCTTCCGCACCCTCCTGGTGCCCAAGGAGGAAGAGCTTATCGCCGACCCCTACCGCCACGGGGGCAAGGAGGCCGCCAAGCGCCGCTTTGAGGAGGGTATGCGCCAGGTCTTCCGCAATCTCCGCACCAAGGCCCACCCCGACTACCCCCTAAGCCTCTACTACGCCTTCAAGCAACAGGAAGTGGAGGAAGAGGAGGAGGAAACGGAGGATACTCCCCAGGTGGCCTCCACCGGCTGGGAAAGCTTCCTACAAGGCCTGGTGGACGAGGGCTTCCAGATAACCGCCACCTGGCCCATGCGCACGGAACGGGCCAACCGCCCCCGGGGCCAGGGGTCTAACGCTTTGGCCTCCTCCATCGTGTTGGTTTGCCGCCCACGCCCCGAAGGGGCTCCCAAGGCCACCCGGCAGGACTTCCTCCGGGCCTTGCGCCAAGAGCTTCCCGCCGCCCTAAAAGAGCTCACCCAAGGGAGCATTCCCCCTGTGGACCTGGCCCAAAGCGCCATCGGGCCGGGCATGGCCGTCTTCAGCCGCTACGCCGCCGTTTTGGAGCCGGATGGCCGCCCCCTTTCCGTGCGGGAAGCCCTGGCCCTCATAAACCAGGTCCTGGACGAGTTCCTGGCCGAGGAAGAAGCGGAGCTGGACCCCGATACCCGCTTCGCCATCGCCTGGTACGAGCAGTACGGCTACGAGGAAGGCCCCTACGGGGACGCCGAAACCCTAGCCAAGGCCAAGAACGTGGCCGTGGCGGGCCTGATGGAGGGGGGCATCCTCCTAGCTAGGGGGGGCAAGGTGCGCCTTTTCCGCCCCGAGGAGTACCCCGAGGACTGGAACCCCAGCGCCGACAAGCGCCCCTCCGCCTGGGAGGCGGCCCACCACCTCATTCGCCTCTTGGCTAAGGCCGGGGAAAGCGCCGCCGCAAGCCTCCTCGCCCAGCTTCCCGGCCACCTGGCCGAGGGGGCGAGGGCCCTCGCCTACCGGCTTTACCAGATTGCCGAACGCAAAGGCCGTGCGGAAGACGCCCTGAACTTCAACCTGCTGGCGGGAAGCTACGGACACCTGGCGCTGGAGGCCGCAAAGCGTAAGGGGGTCCAGGAAAGACTTTTTGGCTAG